In Pseudoalteromonas sp. NC201, a single window of DNA contains:
- a CDS encoding cystathionine beta-lyase — protein MKKHTKIVAAGRKAEYTKGVVNPVVQRASTVVFESVAEMQEAIKGRGHRTLFYGRRGTNTHFALQDAITELENGAGCALYPSGAAAIAQSLLSFLKAGDHLLMVDTAYEPTRDLCDKLLKGYGIETTYYDPMVGAGIDALIQDNTKVLFLESPGSITMEVQDVPAMVEVAKRRGVITMLDNTWGNGWQFRPLDHGVDISIQAATKYIVGHSDVMMGVAVANERYWPELREHSYLLGQCTSADDAYLALRGLRTMPARLRQHEQSAMTVAKWLEAHPLVDHVRHPAFDTCPGHEFFKRDFDGSNGLFSIVMKEGSQKAINRFLDALSHFKMGFSWGGYESLVTANKTMEHLRSTTGWTLGPVIRLHIGLEDVEDLIEDLEHALKVYEQNLAKS, from the coding sequence ATGAAAAAGCATACTAAAATCGTTGCTGCTGGAAGAAAAGCAGAATATACCAAAGGGGTAGTAAACCCAGTTGTTCAGCGCGCCTCTACCGTAGTTTTTGAGAGCGTTGCCGAAATGCAAGAAGCGATAAAAGGACGTGGACATCGCACTTTGTTTTACGGCCGCCGTGGCACCAATACCCATTTCGCCTTGCAAGATGCCATTACAGAGCTTGAAAATGGTGCGGGTTGCGCCTTATATCCGTCTGGTGCTGCTGCTATCGCACAGTCACTACTGTCATTTTTAAAAGCTGGCGATCACTTGCTGATGGTGGATACTGCCTATGAACCAACCAGAGATTTGTGCGATAAGCTGTTAAAAGGCTATGGTATCGAAACCACTTATTATGACCCTATGGTTGGCGCTGGAATTGACGCGTTAATTCAAGACAATACCAAAGTGTTGTTCTTAGAGTCTCCAGGTTCAATCACCATGGAAGTACAAGATGTACCAGCGATGGTTGAAGTTGCAAAGCGCCGTGGCGTTATCACTATGCTTGATAATACGTGGGGCAATGGCTGGCAATTTCGTCCGCTCGATCATGGTGTTGATATCAGCATTCAAGCCGCAACCAAGTATATTGTTGGGCATTCGGATGTCATGATGGGGGTTGCTGTTGCAAACGAGCGCTATTGGCCTGAGCTTAGAGAGCACTCGTATTTGCTTGGTCAATGTACCTCTGCAGATGATGCTTATTTAGCACTACGTGGGTTACGTACTATGCCTGCGAGGTTAAGACAACACGAGCAGTCGGCAATGACGGTGGCGAAATGGCTCGAAGCGCATCCGCTCGTGGATCACGTTAGACATCCCGCTTTTGATACTTGCCCTGGTCATGAATTCTTCAAGCGAGACTTTGATGGTAGTAATGGTTTATTTTCAATCGTAATGAAAGAAGGTAGCCAAAAGGCGATTAACCGCTTCTTAGATGCTTTATCCCATTTTAAAATGGGTTTCTCATGGGGCGGCTATGAAAGTTTAGTTACAGCCAATAAAACCATGGAGCATTTGCGATCAACTACAGGTTGGACACTTGGCCCCGTGATCCGCCTTCACATCGGTCTTGAAGATGTAGAAGACTTGATAGAAGATTTAGAACACGCACTTAAGGTCTACGAACAAAACCTCGCGAAATCTTAA